The Malus domestica chromosome 13, GDT2T_hap1 genome includes a window with the following:
- the LOC103452548 gene encoding uncharacterized protein isoform X2 produces MSTETGVVPVPADDQVCSSLSSTDVKHTGFSSQPIVEKVHEETDAVNGSDSPPPPKPDEKKDEKEELVAESSVGSEVSATKVEETPVDNDNQTETPVVVEAEKIDDDVPVEAASKEIESSDKEPEQSSTKDSASEAVEAVESVPVEKPAVESVEDKPVEKKEEKAEAIEADEKPTSGTAEAVEKEADEKPSSEKTEEVEKEVDEKKAVENVAIEEVDKEAEKDQPIEAVEKEAEKDQAIEAVEKEAEKMEVIEEADEKKPVENVAATEEVEKEADEKKPVEIVATEEVEKEAEKNQTIETVEKEPEKKEAIEVDDEKKPDIEVVEKQIDDGKPNVEAFEANSSTEEAADQPAEEPVKTSLVKGSESVNEVVEGKQHEQLKDLLEMERNVEKELKPEENAATDSSVPTVEEAQTIEKEAEKDAAVTNVEKPVAEKTEKEAGQNAAEKDEEKKIEKTEQETEGNIEKTGENVTQVADRDLVTAKEVVLEKEEEYKDIKEHEVVVEPSAAIVEQESKLEKTEEAKNEPAAESLEASKEEARQEVAVKAQKQSGGIISKVKQSIVKVKKAIIGKSPSSKVLSPAPEAKADEQVSVK; encoded by the exons ATGTCTACTGAGACTGGTGTTGTACCTGTGCCTGCTGATGATCAG GTCTGTAGCTCTCTATCTTCAACCGATGTAAAACACACCGGTTTTTCTTCACAG CCAAttgtggaaaaagttcatgaaGAAACAGATGCAGTTAATGGGAGTGATAGTCCTCCTCCACCCAAACCTGATGAGAAGAAGGATGAAAAGGAAGAGCTTGTAGCAGAGAGCTCTGTTGGTTCAGAGGTTTCTGCAACCAAGGTTGAAGAAACACCAGTGGACAACGATAACCAGACAGAGACTCCTGTCGTTGTTGAGGCTGAGAAGATTGATGATGATGTTCCGGTCGAAGCTGCCTCGAAAGAGATTGAAAGTTCTGATAAGGAGCCAGAGCAATCATCCACAAAAGACTCAGCCAGTGAAGCTGTTGAAGCAGTTGAAAGTGTACCAGTGGAGAAACCAGCAGTTGAGTCAGTTGAAGATAAACCAGTggagaaaaaagaagagaaggcAGAAGCTATTGAAGCAGATGAGAAGCCAACTAGTGGAACAGCTGAAGCAGTTGAGAAAGAAGCAGATGAGAAGCCATCTAGCGAAAAAACTGAAGAAGTTGAGAAAGAGGTAGATGAGAAAAAGGCAGTGGAGAATGTAGCAATTGAAGAAGTTGACAAAGAAGCAGAGAAGGATCAACCTATTGAAGCAGTTGAGAAGGAAGCAGAGAAGGATCAAGCTATTGAAGCAGTTGAGAAAGAAGCCGAAAAGATGGAAGTAATTGAAGAAGCAGATGAGAAAAAACCAGTGGAGAATGTAGCAGCAACTGAAGAAGTTGAGAAAGAAGCAGATGAGAAAAAACCGGTGGAGATTGTAGCAACTGAAGAAGTTGAGAAAGAAGCAGAGAAGAATCAAACTATTGAAACAGTTGAGAAAGAACCCGAAAAGAAGGAAGCAATCGAAGTAGATGATGAGAAGAAACCAGATATTGAAGTAGTTGAGAAACAGATAGATGATGGGAAGCCAAATGTTGAAGCTTTCGAGGCTAACTCATCAACTGAAGAAGCAGCTGATCAGCCAGCGGAGGAGCCTGTCAAAACTTCTCTTGTCAAAGGTTCAGAATCTGTAAATGAAGTAGTGGAGGGCAAGCAACATGAACAGTTGAAAGATTTATTAGAGATGGAAAGAAATGTTGAGAAGGAACTCAAACCTGAAGAAAATGCTGCCACTGATAGCTCTGTGCCAACCGTTGAGGAAGCACAGACAATTGAGAAAGAAGCCGAGAAAGACGCTGCAGTTACTAATGTAGAAAAGCCGGTTGCTGAGAAGACCGAAAAAGAAGCAGGACAAAATGCTGCAGAGAAGGATGAGGAGAAGAAGATTGAAAAAACAGAACAAGAAACTGAAGGGAATATTGAGAAGACTGGTGAAAATGTTACACAAGTTGCTGATAGAGATTTAGTCACGGCGAAAGAGGTAGTATTGGAGAAAGAGGAAGAGTACAAGGACATTAAAGAGCATGAAGTTGTAGTTGAGCCTTCTGCTGCCATTGTTGAACAGGAAAGCAAATTGGAGAAAACCGAAGAAGCGAAAAATGAGCCCGCTGCCGAGAGTCTTGAGGCCTCCAAAGAGGAGGCCAGGCAAGAGGTTGCAGTAAAAGCACAAAAGCAGTCAGGTGGGATCATTTCCAAGGTGAAGCAGTCCATTGTGAAGGTGAAAAAAGCGATTATTGGGAAATCTCCAAGCTCAAAAGTGCTTTCACCAGCACCAGAAGCCAAAGCAGATGAACAAGTCAGTGTCAAGTAG
- the LOC103416371 gene encoding uncharacterized protein encodes MAHQNLMNNYFNPNSVYNEKDFRRRFWMRRHVFEHVLHDVQHVNLYFRQKMDRAGRLGFSSHHKVNIVLRMLAYDTPANAMDDIYGMSDSTCLDTLAEFCETIVQLYKEEYIRQPNQVDLNRFPCKDEDRGFLSMIGTLDCMPWQWKKCPIG; translated from the coding sequence ATGGCGCATCAGAATCtaatgaacaactacttcaaccccaactcggTGTACAACGAGAAGGATTTTAGACGTCGCTTCTGgatgaggcgtcatgtcttCGAGCATGTACTTCATGATGTCCAACATGTCAATCTATACTTTCGACAGAAAATGGACAGAGCAGGCCGCCTTGGTTTCTCATCGCATCATAAGGTTAATATTGTACTCCGAATGCTAGCCTATGACACCCCAGCTAATGCAATGGATGATATATATGGTATGTCTGATtctacatgccttgatactcttGCTGAATTCTGTGAAACAATTGTTCAGCTTTACAAAGAGGAGTACATCCGTCAACCAAATCAAGTAGATCTAAATCGGTTCCCTTGCAAAGATGAAGATCGTGGCTTTCTGAGCATGATAGGGACACTAGATTGCATGCCTTGGCAGTGGAAGAAATGTCCCATCGGATGA
- the LOC103416368 gene encoding chromatin structure-remodeling complex protein BSH translates to MSAAPKSSKLKKSKNWCKEGEREEKAMKGQLSASSRGPVKFRMPTAQNLVPIRLDLDIDGQRFKDCFTWNPSDPDSEIVVFAKRTAKDLKLPPGFITVIASAIQSQIVEFRSLEGQDMYTGERIVPIKLDLRVNRTVIRDQFLWDLNNFESDPEEFAKTFCADLGIQDPEVGPAIAFSIREQLYEIVVQSVASVRETRINKKGRRGAEYTPVSKVGSTGLDLVKLFGHRSSVVRKRKEWDVYEPIVDLLSTEEVEALQAKEERIAR, encoded by the exons ATGTCAGCCGCTCCGAAATCCAGTAAACTGAAGAAATCAAAAAATTGGTGCAaggagggagaaagagaagagaaagcCATGAAAGGCCAGCTGTCGGCTTCCTCCAGAGGCCCTGTCAAGTTCAGAAT GCCAACAGCTCAGAATTTGGTACCAATTCGCTTGGACCTCGACATCGACGGCCAAAGGTTCAAAGACTGCTTCACTTGGAACCCATCTG ACCCTGACTCGGAGATTGTGGTGTTCGCGAAAAGGACAGCGAAAGACTTGAAGCTTCCTCCGGGTTTCATCACAGTCATTGCTTCGGCCATTCAG tcacaaattgttgaatttcGATCACTTGAGGGGCAAGACATGTACACCGGCGAGAGGATTGTTCCGATTAAG CTTGATCTTCGAGTGAACCGCACTGTCATTAGGGACCAGTTTTTATGG GACTTGAACAACTTTGAAAGTGATCCTGAAGAGTTTGCTAAAACTTTCTGCGCGGACTTAGGTATTCAAGACCCTGAAGTTGGG CCTGCAATTGCCTTTTCAATTAGAGAACAACTGTATGAG ATTGTAGTTCAAAGTGTAGCTTCAGTAAGAGAAACCAGAATTAACAAGAAGGGACGCCGTGGAGCTGAGTATACTCCAGTCAg taaAGTAGGTAGTACTGGATTGGACCTGGTGAAGTTATTTGGTCACAGATCTAGTGTTGTTCG GAAAAGAAAGGAGTGGGACGTATATGAACCCATCGTTGATCTTCTATCAACCGAGGAAGTGGAGGCCCTTCAAGCGAAAGAAGAAAGGATTGCTCGGTGA
- the LOC103452548 gene encoding uncharacterized protein isoform X1 encodes MCLYLGNFVSLVYHFWQVCSSLSSTDVKHTGFSSQPIVEKVHEETDAVNGSDSPPPPKPDEKKDEKEELVAESSVGSEVSATKVEETPVDNDNQTETPVVVEAEKIDDDVPVEAASKEIESSDKEPEQSSTKDSASEAVEAVESVPVEKPAVESVEDKPVEKKEEKAEAIEADEKPTSGTAEAVEKEADEKPSSEKTEEVEKEVDEKKAVENVAIEEVDKEAEKDQPIEAVEKEAEKDQAIEAVEKEAEKMEVIEEADEKKPVENVAATEEVEKEADEKKPVEIVATEEVEKEAEKNQTIETVEKEPEKKEAIEVDDEKKPDIEVVEKQIDDGKPNVEAFEANSSTEEAADQPAEEPVKTSLVKGSESVNEVVEGKQHEQLKDLLEMERNVEKELKPEENAATDSSVPTVEEAQTIEKEAEKDAAVTNVEKPVAEKTEKEAGQNAAEKDEEKKIEKTEQETEGNIEKTGENVTQVADRDLVTAKEVVLEKEEEYKDIKEHEVVVEPSAAIVEQESKLEKTEEAKNEPAAESLEASKEEARQEVAVKAQKQSGGIISKVKQSIVKVKKAIIGKSPSSKVLSPAPEAKADEQVSVK; translated from the exons atgtgtttatatCTAGGGAATTTTGTTTCCTTGGTTTATCATTTTTGGCAGGTCTGTAGCTCTCTATCTTCAACCGATGTAAAACACACCGGTTTTTCTTCACAG CCAAttgtggaaaaagttcatgaaGAAACAGATGCAGTTAATGGGAGTGATAGTCCTCCTCCACCCAAACCTGATGAGAAGAAGGATGAAAAGGAAGAGCTTGTAGCAGAGAGCTCTGTTGGTTCAGAGGTTTCTGCAACCAAGGTTGAAGAAACACCAGTGGACAACGATAACCAGACAGAGACTCCTGTCGTTGTTGAGGCTGAGAAGATTGATGATGATGTTCCGGTCGAAGCTGCCTCGAAAGAGATTGAAAGTTCTGATAAGGAGCCAGAGCAATCATCCACAAAAGACTCAGCCAGTGAAGCTGTTGAAGCAGTTGAAAGTGTACCAGTGGAGAAACCAGCAGTTGAGTCAGTTGAAGATAAACCAGTggagaaaaaagaagagaaggcAGAAGCTATTGAAGCAGATGAGAAGCCAACTAGTGGAACAGCTGAAGCAGTTGAGAAAGAAGCAGATGAGAAGCCATCTAGCGAAAAAACTGAAGAAGTTGAGAAAGAGGTAGATGAGAAAAAGGCAGTGGAGAATGTAGCAATTGAAGAAGTTGACAAAGAAGCAGAGAAGGATCAACCTATTGAAGCAGTTGAGAAGGAAGCAGAGAAGGATCAAGCTATTGAAGCAGTTGAGAAAGAAGCCGAAAAGATGGAAGTAATTGAAGAAGCAGATGAGAAAAAACCAGTGGAGAATGTAGCAGCAACTGAAGAAGTTGAGAAAGAAGCAGATGAGAAAAAACCGGTGGAGATTGTAGCAACTGAAGAAGTTGAGAAAGAAGCAGAGAAGAATCAAACTATTGAAACAGTTGAGAAAGAACCCGAAAAGAAGGAAGCAATCGAAGTAGATGATGAGAAGAAACCAGATATTGAAGTAGTTGAGAAACAGATAGATGATGGGAAGCCAAATGTTGAAGCTTTCGAGGCTAACTCATCAACTGAAGAAGCAGCTGATCAGCCAGCGGAGGAGCCTGTCAAAACTTCTCTTGTCAAAGGTTCAGAATCTGTAAATGAAGTAGTGGAGGGCAAGCAACATGAACAGTTGAAAGATTTATTAGAGATGGAAAGAAATGTTGAGAAGGAACTCAAACCTGAAGAAAATGCTGCCACTGATAGCTCTGTGCCAACCGTTGAGGAAGCACAGACAATTGAGAAAGAAGCCGAGAAAGACGCTGCAGTTACTAATGTAGAAAAGCCGGTTGCTGAGAAGACCGAAAAAGAAGCAGGACAAAATGCTGCAGAGAAGGATGAGGAGAAGAAGATTGAAAAAACAGAACAAGAAACTGAAGGGAATATTGAGAAGACTGGTGAAAATGTTACACAAGTTGCTGATAGAGATTTAGTCACGGCGAAAGAGGTAGTATTGGAGAAAGAGGAAGAGTACAAGGACATTAAAGAGCATGAAGTTGTAGTTGAGCCTTCTGCTGCCATTGTTGAACAGGAAAGCAAATTGGAGAAAACCGAAGAAGCGAAAAATGAGCCCGCTGCCGAGAGTCTTGAGGCCTCCAAAGAGGAGGCCAGGCAAGAGGTTGCAGTAAAAGCACAAAAGCAGTCAGGTGGGATCATTTCCAAGGTGAAGCAGTCCATTGTGAAGGTGAAAAAAGCGATTATTGGGAAATCTCCAAGCTCAAAAGTGCTTTCACCAGCACCAGAAGCCAAAGCAGATGAACAAGTCAGTGTCAAGTAG
- the LOC103452548 gene encoding uncharacterized protein isoform X3, producing MSTETGVVPVPADDQPIVEKVHEETDAVNGSDSPPPPKPDEKKDEKEELVAESSVGSEVSATKVEETPVDNDNQTETPVVVEAEKIDDDVPVEAASKEIESSDKEPEQSSTKDSASEAVEAVESVPVEKPAVESVEDKPVEKKEEKAEAIEADEKPTSGTAEAVEKEADEKPSSEKTEEVEKEVDEKKAVENVAIEEVDKEAEKDQPIEAVEKEAEKDQAIEAVEKEAEKMEVIEEADEKKPVENVAATEEVEKEADEKKPVEIVATEEVEKEAEKNQTIETVEKEPEKKEAIEVDDEKKPDIEVVEKQIDDGKPNVEAFEANSSTEEAADQPAEEPVKTSLVKGSESVNEVVEGKQHEQLKDLLEMERNVEKELKPEENAATDSSVPTVEEAQTIEKEAEKDAAVTNVEKPVAEKTEKEAGQNAAEKDEEKKIEKTEQETEGNIEKTGENVTQVADRDLVTAKEVVLEKEEEYKDIKEHEVVVEPSAAIVEQESKLEKTEEAKNEPAAESLEASKEEARQEVAVKAQKQSGGIISKVKQSIVKVKKAIIGKSPSSKVLSPAPEAKADEQVSVK from the exons ATGTCTACTGAGACTGGTGTTGTACCTGTGCCTGCTGATGATCAG CCAAttgtggaaaaagttcatgaaGAAACAGATGCAGTTAATGGGAGTGATAGTCCTCCTCCACCCAAACCTGATGAGAAGAAGGATGAAAAGGAAGAGCTTGTAGCAGAGAGCTCTGTTGGTTCAGAGGTTTCTGCAACCAAGGTTGAAGAAACACCAGTGGACAACGATAACCAGACAGAGACTCCTGTCGTTGTTGAGGCTGAGAAGATTGATGATGATGTTCCGGTCGAAGCTGCCTCGAAAGAGATTGAAAGTTCTGATAAGGAGCCAGAGCAATCATCCACAAAAGACTCAGCCAGTGAAGCTGTTGAAGCAGTTGAAAGTGTACCAGTGGAGAAACCAGCAGTTGAGTCAGTTGAAGATAAACCAGTggagaaaaaagaagagaaggcAGAAGCTATTGAAGCAGATGAGAAGCCAACTAGTGGAACAGCTGAAGCAGTTGAGAAAGAAGCAGATGAGAAGCCATCTAGCGAAAAAACTGAAGAAGTTGAGAAAGAGGTAGATGAGAAAAAGGCAGTGGAGAATGTAGCAATTGAAGAAGTTGACAAAGAAGCAGAGAAGGATCAACCTATTGAAGCAGTTGAGAAGGAAGCAGAGAAGGATCAAGCTATTGAAGCAGTTGAGAAAGAAGCCGAAAAGATGGAAGTAATTGAAGAAGCAGATGAGAAAAAACCAGTGGAGAATGTAGCAGCAACTGAAGAAGTTGAGAAAGAAGCAGATGAGAAAAAACCGGTGGAGATTGTAGCAACTGAAGAAGTTGAGAAAGAAGCAGAGAAGAATCAAACTATTGAAACAGTTGAGAAAGAACCCGAAAAGAAGGAAGCAATCGAAGTAGATGATGAGAAGAAACCAGATATTGAAGTAGTTGAGAAACAGATAGATGATGGGAAGCCAAATGTTGAAGCTTTCGAGGCTAACTCATCAACTGAAGAAGCAGCTGATCAGCCAGCGGAGGAGCCTGTCAAAACTTCTCTTGTCAAAGGTTCAGAATCTGTAAATGAAGTAGTGGAGGGCAAGCAACATGAACAGTTGAAAGATTTATTAGAGATGGAAAGAAATGTTGAGAAGGAACTCAAACCTGAAGAAAATGCTGCCACTGATAGCTCTGTGCCAACCGTTGAGGAAGCACAGACAATTGAGAAAGAAGCCGAGAAAGACGCTGCAGTTACTAATGTAGAAAAGCCGGTTGCTGAGAAGACCGAAAAAGAAGCAGGACAAAATGCTGCAGAGAAGGATGAGGAGAAGAAGATTGAAAAAACAGAACAAGAAACTGAAGGGAATATTGAGAAGACTGGTGAAAATGTTACACAAGTTGCTGATAGAGATTTAGTCACGGCGAAAGAGGTAGTATTGGAGAAAGAGGAAGAGTACAAGGACATTAAAGAGCATGAAGTTGTAGTTGAGCCTTCTGCTGCCATTGTTGAACAGGAAAGCAAATTGGAGAAAACCGAAGAAGCGAAAAATGAGCCCGCTGCCGAGAGTCTTGAGGCCTCCAAAGAGGAGGCCAGGCAAGAGGTTGCAGTAAAAGCACAAAAGCAGTCAGGTGGGATCATTTCCAAGGTGAAGCAGTCCATTGTGAAGGTGAAAAAAGCGATTATTGGGAAATCTCCAAGCTCAAAAGTGCTTTCACCAGCACCAGAAGCCAAAGCAGATGAACAAGTCAGTGTCAAGTAG
- the LOC114820749 gene encoding auxin-responsive protein IAA31-like, which yields MGRAAAAHSSSSSIDSSNYPDHHRPSTTASSSSSSLSRKINGNSRADLSTDLRLGLSISPSHHSDLPSTSTPREQALINWPPIKSILRSTLAGRAADNRRHPSLFVKVYLEGIPIGRKLNLFDHDGYSALISTLCLMFKTTILCPEENHVHSDKYHVLTYQDQEGDWMLVGDVPWEIFLTTVKRLKITRADRC from the exons ATGGGAAGAGCTGCTGCAGCtcattcatcatcttcttcaataGATAGCAGCAACTATCCTGATCATCATCGTCCTAGCACTACtgcctcttcatcttcttcctctctttctcgGAAAATCAATGGAAATTCCAGAGCAGATTTGAGCACTGATCTGAGACTTGGCCTGAGCATCTCTCCCTCTCATCACAGTGACTTGCCTTCCACTTCAACCCCAAG GGAGCAAGCATTGATAAACTGGCCACCAATCAAATCTATCTTGAGGAGCACACTTGCAGGGAGAGCAGCAGACAACAGGCGCCATCCCTCCCTATTTGTGAAAGTCTATTTGGAGGGCATTCCAATTGGTAGAAAATTGAATTTGTTTGACCATGATGGTTATTCTGCTTTGATTTCAACGCTTTGCCTCATGTTCAAGACCACCATTCTAT GTCCTGAGGAAAATCATGTTCATTCAGACAAATATCATGTACTGACTTATCAAGATCAAGAAGGGGACTGGATGCTGGTTGGAGATGTGCCTTGGGA GATATTCTTGACCACCGTGAAAAGATTGAAGATCACTAGAGCAGACAGATGTTGA